The segment CCCAAGGCGGGCCCGGGCCCGGGTGCGGCGGGGGAGAGCGCGCCCGGAGgacgccccgcagccccgcccgcAGCCGCGGGACGGCCGAGAGCCCCCACCTGGGCCGAGACGCCCCGGAGCTCCGCGCCCGCCCGGGCTGAGGAGCTGCGCCGCGGAGGGCCGGAGACTGGCGGCGGCGCGGCTGGAGTCTTCCCTGGGGGATTTCTGCAACATTTATaggctggaaaaaaataaagactaaacactcataacacacacacacacacacacacacacacacacacacacacacacagattctctAGTTTTGCACTGAAAGCCTACTCCCTTCTCCCCCAAAAGGGTTCGGGTTTGCCTGGAATGGAGGCCTATAGTTGGCAATAGTCAGCAAGCACCTCTTTCCTCTAGATCACTCCGTTCTTCACCAAGGGACCCAGCTACAGCGAGACAAGCCTTTGAGAGACTGCTGCGGTGGGCACGATGTGTGCCCCAGTCAGAGGTGGCCCACGGGCTGCCCAGTTGCAGACATAAAGACCTCAGACCGCCTTGCCCAATAGTCCCTGTCAACGTGGAGATGACTGGgcgcacccacccacccacccctgctaCCGCCTTCCAGAAAGGCTGATTCTCCCAGGGGACTTCCAGCGCAGCTTGGAGCACTAACCGACATTTCAATGAAGCCCACACGTCCACAGGTTGGAAAGAGTTTTCTCTCTCtacccccccccttcctccccacggAACTGCTCCAGTTTGCATTTGCTGTAACGTCGAGTGCAAGCTTCTTGAGTGTGCTAGGATTCTGGAGATTGCTGCGGAGTTGTCCCCAAGGCACCTGGCACCCGCAGGCCTGACAAGCAGCTGCTAGAAGCGCTGGAACTGGTGACTAAGATTGTCTAGGGGTCAAGCTGGCGTCTATCAAATCCCCACCCAGACACTTAACAAGTGTTGTCCTGAGGCtgactgggagggagggagcaggcagAGAGCGACTGGGGAGCCTGAGGAGCCCTTAGCTGTGTTCTCAAGCTTCCAAGGCAGGCATCCGGCTGTCCCAGCTGCCAAGAGTTTCTCGCCCAGACCTGCTAGAAACGGTTTCCTACAAACAGGGGAGGGACGTAACTGGTGGCCGAAGGACACATACCGGTCCAGGCAGCAACCATGTTCCAGGTTTTCTGTGCTTGCTCAGTGATGACTTATCCTATGGTATACTCTGTCTCACCCAGAGCAGGAGATTCCTCCTCTGTTTTGCTCTGCCTAGTGTTGAGTTGCTGCCTGGAGGATCCAGAGGAATGCGAAGGTGGCAAGGACTAGGAAGGATATGAAATCTGGTGCTGCAGAAGATGTGCCAGATCTGCCCGAGCTGAGCATTAGCAGGACTCAGTTCTGGGGGAGTCCAGTCTGAAAGCTCCTAGGAGCCAAGAAGGACATATTCGTGGTGAACACTGGGGCTGAGGTTATAGCTTTTCTTAAACCCATCGCATCTTAGAGCCAGCAAGGACTTGAGAACCCACCCATACATTTAATagtaggaaaacaaaatgaagaagggCAGTTAGGAGGTGGGCAGTCCACACCACACTGACCAAAGTGCCCCCTTGCCATATTACCTAGCCCAAACTGGGGCCAGCCTGCCAGCCTTTCAATTGTGTGGCTGGGGTGAGGTCGTGGAAAGAGTAGGTTGCCCTTTGTCAGcaagctgggatctgaagatcgcTAGTCTGGGGTAAATGTTCCGTCGCCCCccactctctccccccccccacaccgggTCTTCCAAGGATCCTCATATCTAACATAGGACCAACTCCTGTGTGGCAGCACACAGGACTCTGGATATGGTAGCCTGGATGCATCTGGGCCCTTCACAAAGATGCCATCTAGAGTTCGGCAGGGAGCTGTCCTCTAGGTCCTGGCTTAGAGCCAGCTTTGACAGCCCTGTGGCTTCAATGCCAGAAAGTTGATCCAGAGGAGCTAATATTTAGGGGAGTCCTGTTTGCAACACCCCAAAGGACTTTCAGCATGTTGGATCAGAGGGAAATCCTGCTagatatgatgtgtgtgtgtgtgtgtgtgtgtgtgtgtgtgtgtgccttgctAATAGATATCAAGAAAAGCAAAGGTCCAAACCAAATCTCTGGACTCCAGTTCCAGAGTTCCTATCACAAACTCCCTTAAATCATAAAGGGATGAGAACGAGATTAATGTAGCCCAGACTCAGATTCCATAGTCCTAGGCAGATAGAGTTCTGATCTGTGTTGGCTGAGGTGCTGGCATTGTGAATAGTACTATAAGTTCCCTGACTGAAACAGCTGTTCGGGGAGAGGAGAAACGGAAGTGAAAAGGCAAGTCGGGAAGAGGCTAAGCCGGGACTTTACAAAACCGAAGCAATCGCTGGAAGATctccggccccccacccccagaagaaCCCCAGTTCTTCTATCTCCTCCACTTTTGTCCTTCCAGAAAACCAGCACCATGTTTCACACGGTAACAGGAAAAATGGGACACCCCTTTATAGACCCTcattctgaactcagggccatggttCTCAGGCTGAAGCGACCAGGAGCTTGAGTCCAGGCTAGAGAGCAGATCGTGCCTCCATTCCCCCCGGCACCATCCTAGAAGCCCTGCCTTCGACTCCCGTGGGCACTCTGCGAGTCTGCGCCGTCCCTCCGTTCTGCACTGGAGACGCCTTCCCTTAGAGGCCACTCGGAACTGCAGGGAGCTTCTTGGGCCGTGGGACCCGTGGGGTTAAATCTGAGTCCCGCCCGAGGAGCAGCTGAGCCTGCGGAGTAGGGGCGGTACCGGCCCGAGCAGCCGGCCGACCCGCCCGGGAGAGACAGGAAAGGCGGGATCCTCCGGGAAGTTGATTCTCGGGCGTCCGATTGCAGCCACTGCCAAGCCCCCCCACTTCTCGCCCCAACTCCCCTCtcttctccgcccccccccccattccgtCTGAAGTTTAGCACACGGTGTGGCGTTATTAGCAGGAAAAGCCAAAGATCTGAGCGGCGCCTGAGCAAGTCCAGTCTCCATCCCAGTGGCCCGCCCCGGCGTGGAACTGGGACCGCGGGAGGGACGCGGTGACCTGGCTGCGGCGGAGGCACCCGGCGAGGCCGGGGCCGGGCTGCAGCGCCGCCCCCCACGAATGGCTGCCTGAAATCTTCCCTTTGGAGGCACCTTTTGCCTcgttccctccctttcctgccagACACCCCCTGAAACgtccccctccatcctctctcttcttccctccccatctTGGACCTCCTCTTCACGCGCCCCCACTCCGCCCCCTCTCCAGTGTCGTcgtcgccctcctcctcctcctcctcctcctcctcctcctcctcctcctcctcctcctcctcctcctcctcctcctcctcctcccccccctcctcctcctccccctccccctcctccctcttcttcctctctccccccccttgcTCTATGGCCGTCCGCCCCGTCAATCACCACCATCGccggcccctccccggcccctctCCACCTCCCAGATCTGCGGAGCGCCTTGCGCTCCCGGCTCGGGCTGCCCTCCGCTTTGCGCGGAGCGGGGCGATCTGTCAGCAGAGCCGGCCGGGGGGAGCCGCCGGCCCGCCGGGGCTCGGGTTACCCGTGACTGACAGCGTCTCCATGGCGAATAATTTGACTCGACTATTGTCTGGCGCGGGCAGGCCCCGGGTCAGATAACCAGACCAATCAGGGCTCGGGCCGCCGCGCCTCATGCCCGCTTAGAATAATATTATTAAAAAAGCTGCGAGCGAGCTAGACGGGAGGGAGAGCTAGCGAGCGGCGGGCGAGGgagcggcgggcgggcgcggagcATGCGGAGCGGCGCCCCAGGCGGCCCCCGGGCTTGGGCgagggcgcgggccgggcgcgcCGGCGGCGGGGGCGCAGAGCGGCGTGGGACCCCCGGCCGGCTCAAGGACGCACGGCAGTGACTCGGGCCCCGCCGGGAGCCAGAGCCCGGCCCGGGGACCTGCCCCGCCCGCCTCTCGGCCGGGACGGCGGGGAGGCGCCCATGCGGGACCGCGCGGCGCGGTGAGGGTGCGCGCCGGCGGGCGGGGGCTCAGCGGGCACCATGTCCATGCTGCCCACCTTCGGCTTCACGCAGGAGCAAGTGGCGTGCGTGTGCGAGGTGCTGCAGCAGGGCGGCAACATCGAGCGGCTGGGTCGCTTCTTGTGGTCGCTGCCCGCCTGCGAGCACCTCCACAAGAACGAAAGCGTGCTCAAGGCCAAGGCCGTGGTGGCCTTCCATCGGGGGAACTTCCGCGAGCTCTACAAGATCCTGGAGAGCCACCAGTTCTCGCCACACAACCATGCCAAGCTgcagcagctgtggctcaaggcgcACTACATCGAGGCTGAGAAACTGCGCGGCCGGCCCCTGGGTGCGGTGGGCAAGTACCGGGTGCGCCGCAAGTTCCCGCTGCCGCGCTCCATCTGGGACGGCGAGGAGACCAGCTACTGCTTCAAGGAGAAGAGCCGCAGCGTGCTGCGCGAGTGGTACGCGCACAACCCCTACCCGTCCCCACGTGAGAAGCGCGAGCTGGCCGAGGCCACCGGCCTCACCACCACGCAGGTCAGCAACTGGTTCAAGAACCGGAGGCAGCGAGACCGAGCGGCCGAGGCCAAGGAAAGGTACGAGTAAGTAGAGCTTCGGCGCCGGCTTCCCCGGGCGTGCGAGGGAGAGGGgcgaaagggggggggggtgtctgtctgtccatccccaGGAGAGGTTTAATCTGGATCCTCTAGTTTCAGCTCCAGCCCAGCTACAAGCCTAGTCTAACCCACACCGATGTTTCGATTTTCCTAAAGACCCAGCGGGCAGGGATTTGTCTAAAGCGGGCAAAATCATGCGGGAAGTTGGTAACCGTATTCTCTGGTTGGTTGTCCGCCACAGTGGAGAAACAGCAAACTTCCGGCCTGAATCTCCTGCAAAGTAGGCACATCAGGCCAAGCGCGATCTTGCCGCTGAACACGGAGGATAGTTCGATTGAAGACGAGTTTGGGGCTCTGGCCGAAGTTGAGGGTTTCTGGTTGGTTGTGCGTCCACCAGGTTTCTCTGCTTTACTAAACCTGCAGGCCAACGTACTGATGAGGGGTCAGACTGCAGGTGGAAATTCACTAGTGTGGCCTAGATGGAGAAAGGCCTGGACAAGAAATTTCCTAGTCTGGATAGGAGAGTTGAGAGCCAGCCCTTCACCCTGCATGGAAAGGAGTTATTGGTGAAGGTAGGGGAGGAAGTTGTCAGCTCTGGAAGAGAAGGCAAAATGTGCCCACTCTTCTGTCTTAATGAACCCTGAAGTATCTTGTATCCTAGCTTGCTGGGCCCTTGACCTCTCTTTTCTCCAGCCCTGCCCTCTTAGGTGGGTAGATCGATAAATCAGGAAAAAAGCTGAGATGGGAAAACGGGTTGAGAGTTGTAAGTCCTCAGGGAAATCAGGTCTTCCTGAACTAGCCAAAATTGGTTCTAGTGACTTGCCTGCCCTATAGCCCTTTGGAACTCTCAAATCTCCTCTGGGGAATGGAAAAGAGTTCTATTATGGAAACAAAAATCTAGCTATGGGTAACTGCAAACAGGACACCTGGGTTTTGTGGAGTGGAGTGTCTTCAGTCTAGAGTTTGAATGATCCGGGTTGAGGTTGGGAATAGAGCAGATGAAGGGGATAATGCAGATTGGACATCTGAGACCTTGAGCGTGGAGTGTCCACAGTGGTAATAAGGCCATTCACGGCTTCAAGCCATGGgaattttctccaaagaaaaGCCTTTGGTTAGAAAGTGGGACGGTCTACCCAGGATTTTAAATCCTCATACCTGGGATATTATCCATACCAGGGTCTGTTAGCAAAGGCCAGGTTCTCAGTTCTGGGTCCCCTCCACCCACACTGGCATGAGTCTAGACTTCTGAAGAATTTAGTTCTCTGGCCAGGTCCCAGGTGAGAGCTGTAGTTTCTGTTAAGATGGGAAAGGCCAAGGCCACTAATAACaagctcttcctttccttctctcttctctcagcGGCTATCCATGCCCTAGCTGAAGCATTTACTATGCCACCAGAAAAAGAGGACCCTCCATCCTTAAAGCCTCTTGGGCCCCGCCAAGGAGAATTCTTACAGGGCCTACTTTAGGACATATAAGAGAAAGGGCCCTTAAGCACTTCTGGAGCCTCTCTCAAGCCAGAGGTTTGCTTTAGGCagaggggcggggggtgggggaaagcaaagggaaaTCAAGGCCTGTGAGATATCTAACTTCGTATGTGTCCCTCAGCCTGGGTCTCCCATCATCCTGTCCCCACTCCTACTCAGCAAATCAAAGAACCTAGAGTGATCTAAAAATCAAGACATCTTCTCTTCGTCTGGGCCTACCCCTCAACTTAGTACTTTACTCTTTTGCTTCTGCTCCTACAAAGAGCAGGAAATGCAGAGAACGGTGGTCCTGAGGTTGAGGAGGGTACCGGTGGTAGTGTAAGGACAGCAACAAgggagaaatgggggggggggggggggttggacatTGTGTTTAGTCTGCCGGAAAGCAGACTAAACGGGGCAGAGAAAAAGGTTGGGAATCGAAAACACTGGAAAGCAATGCAGAAGTTCTGTCTTTCTAGACGGGCGACAGGGTTTGGCTCCCCGCGAAGTTGTCCTGCGTGGCCTCCATTTCTCCGCtgacttggctgttttgctcctGCACCTGCAGGGAGAACAGCGAGAACTCCAGTTCCAACAGCCACAACCCGCTGGCTTCCTCGCTCAATGGCAGCGGCAAGTCGGTGCTAGGCAGCTCGGAAGACGAGAAGACGCCGTCGGGGACGCCGGACCACTCGTCCTCCAGCCCTGCGCTGTTGCTTAGCCCGCCGCCCCCGGGGCTGCCCTCCCTGCACAGCCTGGGCCACCCTCCCGGGCCCAGCGCCGTGCCCGTGCCCGTGCCCGTGCCGGTACCGGTACCCGTGCCTGGCGGAGGCGGCACGGATCCGCTGCAACACCACCATGGCCTGCAGGACTCCATCCTCAACCCCATGTCGGCCAACCTCGTGGACCTGGGTTCCTAGAATTCTGCCCGCCTCCATAGGCTCGCCACCCGGGGTTGGCGCTGGGGACCTAAGAGAGGCGGTGCTGGAGGGCGCCCCAGGCCGGCGGCCCCACCAGGTACTGAGAGACCCGCTCTGGGGCCGGCAGAACTGCGCGGCGGCCCGGGCAaggcggcccggcccgggcaAAGGGGTCAATTGTGTGTAAGGGTCCTTTCTAGGGATTTATCTCCAACAAGTTGCTTTTGAAATCCTTTAAAGGCCAGgacacccctgccccccaccctcttGAACATGGCAAGGGAATAAATTATACACCGTTCTTTTTCCTcctgccttcttttctccctttctgctTTCCCCTTCTCTTGCTTTACTtaccccttttctc is part of the Perognathus longimembris pacificus isolate PPM17 chromosome 8, ASM2315922v1, whole genome shotgun sequence genome and harbors:
- the Six2 gene encoding homeobox protein SIX2 isoform X1; translation: MSMLPTFGFTQEQVACVCEVLQQGGNIERLGRFLWSLPACEHLHKNESVLKAKAVVAFHRGNFRELYKILESHQFSPHNHAKLQQLWLKAHYIEAEKLRGRPLGAVGKYRVRRKFPLPRSIWDGEETSYCFKEKSRSVLREWYAHNPYPSPREKRELAEATGLTTTQVSNWFKNRRQRDRAAEAKERYEENSENSSSNSHNPLASSLNGSGKSVLGSSEDEKTPSGTPDHSSSSPALLLSPPPPGLPSLHSLGHPPGPSAVPVPVPVPVPVPVPGGGGTDPLQHHHGLQDSILNPMSANLVDLGS
- the Six2 gene encoding homeobox protein SIX2 isoform X2; this translates as MSMLPTFGFTQEQVACVCEVLQQGGNIERLGRFLWSLPACEHLHKNESVLKAKAVVAFHRGNFRELYKILESHQFSPHNHAKLQQLWLKAHYIEAEKLRGRPLGAVGKYRVRRKFPLPRSIWDGEETSYCFKEKSRSVLREWYAHNPYPSPREKRELAEATGLTTTQVSNWFKNRRQRDRAAEAKERENSENSSSNSHNPLASSLNGSGKSVLGSSEDEKTPSGTPDHSSSSPALLLSPPPPGLPSLHSLGHPPGPSAVPVPVPVPVPVPVPGGGGTDPLQHHHGLQDSILNPMSANLVDLGS